One window of the Solanum stenotomum isolate F172 chromosome 11, ASM1918654v1, whole genome shotgun sequence genome contains the following:
- the LOC125843846 gene encoding floral homeotic protein PMADS 2 — protein sequence MGRGKIEIKRIENTNNRQVTYSKRRNGIIKKAKEITVLCEAKVSLIIFASSGKMHEYCSPSTTLSDMLDGYQKASGRRLWDAKHENLSNEIDRIKKENDSMQVKLRHLKGEDINQLTHKELLIMEEALQNGLSSISAKQSEILRMVRKNDQILEEEHKQLQYALHQKEMGAIGGSGNMRGIHEEVYHQRERDNYEYQMPFGLRVQPMQPNLHERM from the exons ATGGGGAGAGGGAAAATAGAGATAAAGAGAATAGAAAACACAAACAACAGGCAAGTAACTTattcaaaaagaagaaatggtaTAATCAAGAAAGCTAAAGAAATTACTGTTCTTTGTGAAGCTAAGGTTTCACTTATAATCTTTGCTAGTTCTGGCAAGATGCATGAGTATTGTAGCCCTTCTACTAC GTTAAGTGATATGCTTGATGGTTATCAAAAAGCTTCTGGGAGGAGACTATGGGATGCTAAACATGAG AACTTGAGCAATGAAATTGATAGAATCAAGAAAGAGAATGACAGTATGCAGGTTAAACTCag ACACCTTAAAGGAGAAGATATCAATCAACTGACCCACAAAGAGCTTCTAATTATGGAAGAAGCCTTACAAAATGGACTTTCTAGTATCAGTGCCAAGCAG TCTGAGATCTTGAGGATGGTCAGGAAAAAT GATCAAATTCTGGAGGAGGAACATAAGCAACTTCAATATGCTTTG CACCAAAAGGAGATGGGAGCCATAGGTGGAAGTGGAAATATGAGAGGGATTCATGAAGAAGTGTATCATCAAAGAGAAAGGGATAATTATGAGTACCagatgccatttggcctacgAGTTCAGCCAATGCAGCCAAATCTACATGAAAGAATGTaa